The genomic window GTAATCCTATCGTAAATCTAAATATTTTGTAAACATGGGCGATTTTGCCTTAACTTTTCGCCCGAAATCCTAGGTATAAGTGAGAGGCTTTTATTTTCGATGAAAAATATTTCTTGATGAAACCGCCTGCACCCTCTTTATCAGAATGCTGTGCAAGTCACACATTTTACATAGGTCTGATTTGTTGAATTCGGAGAAAATATTTTTGGAAGGCTAAATATCACTTAAAAATATACCGCATTATGTAGTGTCTTATGGAGGGAGTTTTACTAAATCATTATGCAGCCCAAGTACATTTAAGCAAAGCGACTATGCCGCAGCGTCTATATGCAAACCATACATTTTTCACAGGTCGGAATTGTTGAATACAGATATAAATATTACAACTTTACCGAAACCGCTTATATAATCATCTCTAAATGTCGGTACTAGTGAAGGCTATGCTACACCCTCTACTGTCTGCATATATTTTGCAATAACTGCACACCCTCAATGATTACCATTTGTGTAACCATACAGTTTTTCAAAAAACCATTAGCTTTTCCGCTCGTCATTCAGAATTAACTTATGAAAGGCACATATTTCTTCCTGCCTCGCCAGCAGAAGAAAAAGTGCAAAGTCACACACACAATCGTCCAGACACGAAAGGAGGAAACAGCAGCGTACATTAAAACCATACAAAACAAAAATCAGAGAGGAGAATGACATTTGAATTTAACAGAAAAGCAGCAGATCATTTCACAGATAGCCCAGCTATTGGAGCAGCTTATCGAAGCGGAAACGACCGAGCCTTCACCGCAGCAAGATCAGAGCAAAACTCATCCGCTTGAAATGCTCACAGTCAAGGAGTGTGCTGCACTTGTGAACGGCTTATCTGAGCATACAGTCCGTCAGCTTGTCGCACAGGATAAGATTGCCTATGTAAGAGCAGGCAGTGGTGTGAGGGGCAAGATACTTGTGAGCAAAGCGTCGCTGCTAAAGTATCTTGGAGTAGCAAATTGAACGTAAAAAAAATCGCCCTGCCGAGGGCAGCAGGGTGAAATGTGTAAATACGATTATTTAAATTTATACTTTACATAATTACGCAAGTACAGAAAGTCCCGGCAAAAAACCGGCACTTTCCCGCAGAGATCAACGTGGTTGACCTCTGCGGTGTTTAGAGGCTTTGCAGCTCTAAACGCAGGCTCGGCAAAAGCGAGCCGAATAGCAAAAACCAAAAAAGAAAGGACTGATGAAAATAGCAAGAAAAAACAAAACGCTCCGCCGCAAGGAGATAGTGTATTCAGCCGAGGAATGGGCACAGATCGAAAAGCAGGCTGCTGAGTGTCACTTGAAAACCTCTACTTTTATTAGGGCGATGTCGCTGAATGGGAAGATAAAAGTTGTTGACCTAAAAGAACTTGCACCCCTGCTCAATGGTATGAGAATCATCTCGAAAAATATCAATCAGGTGGCGAAGAAAGCAAACGAAACGTGCAGCATTTATGCCGAGGATATTGATAAGCTGAAAGGAGATGTTGCTGAACTTTGCCGTACTGTAAATCTGTGGCTGTCCACCGTAACGTCAAGCAAGCGCTGACCTACATTCTCAACCCCGACAAGACCGACGAGCGAGTTTTGACGATCTCGCTGAATTGCATGACCGAGCCCGATTTCGCCTACACGCAGATGAAGACGGTTTACGAGCAGTACGCAAGGCGCAGCTATGATGCCACTCCGAGCAAAAGCGGCAAAAGCCCCGTCAAGGCTATCCACTACATAATGAGCTTTGCCAATTCCGAGGGCGTTACTCCGGAGCTTGCCCACAAGATAGGCATGGCATTTGTCCGCAAAATGTTTGGTGACGATGTGCAGGCAGTCATTGCAACTCATGTCAATACTGATCACATTCACAATCATATACTGATAAATTCTTACTCGCTCACAGGTAAGCGGTTTTATGACAACAAGGCATCTGTCCGAAGAATGCGTGAGGTCACGAACGGGGTGTGCCGTGCTTTTGGAGTTGAGCCTGCACTCAACTTTGAGAACGAGGGGAGGTCTATTAGTTACTCCGAATGGCAGCACAAAAAGAAAGGCACTTCGTGGAAGGAGCATATTCGTAATGCTATCGACAGCTTGATACCCAGTGTCAGCAGCTTTGATGATTTGCTTGCGGAGCTTGAAAGGCTTGGCTTTACGGTCAAGCGTGATAAGAATTTTTTGATAAAAGCCCCCGGGCAGCAGCGTTCGGTCAGCTTGTGGAAGTTGGGGGAGGACTACACGGAGGAGTCACTCAATGCGAGAATAGGTATGATTCAGGTTTTTGCAAAGCCTATTAAAAAACAAGTTGATGTTTACAAACTCTCGGAGATGTTGTCTGTTATCAGCAAAGATCATATTTCATCAATCGGTGATCTGGAGGGGAGAATCATGCAATTGAGAAAAGAATATGAAAAGACTAAGGGTGAGGAATGTCGAGATAAGCTAAGAGTATATCAAGATATTAAGGATACATACAAGGAAATATCTCGGGGGGATTATATCTCCAAGCTTGTAGAGAAAGAAAAACTCCGCAGGGAGCAAGAACAGAAAAAGCAGCCACCAAAAAAGAAACACCACCGATAAATATTCAAAGATTTAACGCAACTTTTATATTGAACAAATCAGCGGAATGTGTTATACTGAATATACGATATATTCCGCTGTCGGAAAGGAGTTAAAATGATAAGACAGCAGAATAAAACCACCACACGAAAGGTGGTGGCAGAATGAATATACAGGAGCGCAAGAATAAAGAAGGCAAGATAACCTCGTTTCGTATTCGTGTTTTCGATCATCGTGACGCTCAGACGGGCAAGCAGGTGTTCAAAACTTTATCCGTAAAATACGATAATACTAAATCGGCTCAGTGGAATCGTAAGAACGCTGAAAAGCAGGGTGCGGTCTTTGAAAAAGGTGTGGAGGAACAGACAGTTTGTGATTCTCGTATCACGTTTGACAATTACTGCGAATACTTTCTGAGGATAAAGGAACAGCAGGGTATAAAAAGCTCGACACTATACAGTTATAAATACAGAAGGAATAAGCTCGCACCGTTTATCGGGCATATCCAGCTAAAAAATTTGCTGCCGAATACTTTGAACCGTGCTTATGCCGATATGGTTGACAGCGGCATCACAAGGAAATACATTCATGAGCTTCATATTTTTATCCATAACGTAATGCAGTTAGCTCTGCGTGAGGGAATAATCCCTCGGAATTATTCCGAAGCGGCACTTCCGCCAAAAAAAGAACGTCCGAATATATCAGCGATCGGTGAAGAAGAGCTTGGCAGATTTTTCGCTTGTCTGTACGCAGACAAGGAGCATTATATGTATCAGGTGTTTTTTAGTATGCTTTTAGCGACGGGCTGCCGCATTGGTGAACTGTGTGCGCTGACATGGAAAGACATTGATCTTGAAAAGAACAGGATACATATATGGAGGCATTTCGTTCAAGATCATAACGGCTGGCATATTGACGAGGGCTGTAAGACAACAGCAGGAGAGCGCTGGCTGTATATGGATAATGACACAATGAATATGTTGAAAGAGTACAGAGCCTATTATTTCCAGACAGGCAAGAAGTACGGAAGCAAGTGGGACTGGTTCAAAAATGCGGTATTCTTTACGCACTGTCATCACCCCGGAGATTTTACCAAGCCTAATACTGTCAGAATGTGGTTCCAGACTTTTCTGAAAAAGAACGGGCTACCGAATTATCACCCGCATCAGTTTCGTCATACTGCGATTAGTTTGCAGCTCCAGGCAGGGATAAGCGTACCTGATGTATCCAAACGTGCAGGACACGCACGACCGGACGTCACACTCTCAATATACGCCCACACGCTCAAAAACAACGATGTGCATTGCTGCGAAGCCGTTACGAAAGTTCTGCCGGATATGCCAAAGCATAAGACAGGTTAGGTCAAAGAAATGACAGAAACGATACCACTAACTTGTTGTATCTTAAAAGTTGACCAATTGTTGACCAAAGGGTTTATTCTATGGTGAAAAAAGTGCGGAAATGACGTAGATACGTGGAGTGATAAGGGAGTGTTGGCCTTAACTTGTCCATTAAAGATATAAAAACTTAGCTCAAAATACTTATGTTGAAAAAAGTTGCATTAACGCAAATGCCCTAAAATCAGCACTTTATGAAAGATGAGTTATAGTAATATAACCCAAAATTTCATTTCAAGTTCCATTTGCCGCACCAGTTTAAAAAGCTCTGAAATGGCGTAAATACGCTGTTTCGGAGCTTTTTATTTTGCCTGCTTTCGGGCTTTGGGTGTTGTTTGGGTGTTATGCGTTTTATTTTTCCAAAAGTCAGCAGGCATAAAAAAGGGTAGCAAGCTGTAAAAGCCTGCTGCCCTTTTGCATTTATATTATGCCTTTTTCTTTATCGGTTCATTGAGTACGGCAGCGACCGCCCCGAGAGCCTGAGCCTCACGCTCACGAAAAGCGGCGGCGTAAATATCAAGCGTGGTGCTTGAATAAGGCATCTTTTGAATTTGAGGAAAAATGCCGCAGCGGTCAGATCGTGAACGCCGTCAAGTTTGAGAGCTTTTACATATCACGTTATCAAGTCTATGCCCAATACAACCAAAATGGACAGAACGATCAGCATGACCTTGAGTGCTTTATGCTTCTTTGCTGTACCTTTTCCCATAACGACCATCCTTTCTTGTCAAGTGCTTGACAAAACCGCTTTTCTATGATACTATTTGGCGAAAAAGTATCATCTGGCAGAAAGGAAGAACGAAAAGTGTCGGAATATGTGACCTCAGCCTACGGTGAAGCGTTGTTCAAGCTAATGAAAAAGAAGAATATCGAGAAGATCACCGTGGACGAGCCGTGCGAAGCAGGCGGCATCGGCAGAGCGACCTATTTTCGCAACTTCAAATCAAAGGACGAGATCATCACCGCTTACATCATCATGAAGTGGCGTGAATATGAGTGTGAGCACAGGCTTAAAGAGCATCAGTTGAGTGACAGCTATCGTGTCAGGCGATACTTTGATTTCTGCTATTCACTGCGGAAAAAGAACGACCTCATCATCGGACAGGGGCATCACGGCGCGATCCTCTCGGCTTATGAGGTCATCATGACCGACAGCGACATCGAGCAGACCTCAGACACCTACGAAAGATACTACCTTGCCTACGGGCTGTTCGGCATTTTTATGAAATGGGCAAAAGGCGGTTATGCCGAGTCAGTGCAGGAAATGACGCAGATCGTGGTAGAGAGGATATTTGCGGGAAATATGGAATAAACAAAGCCCTGAGAAATGCTTATCGGTAAGCAGATCTCAGGGCTTCTTCTGTTATTCAGTTCCAAAAGGGTATGCTGTCATTAGTAAGCCTCCCACTGCGTACACCATTATTCATATTTTACAAAATATTCCCCACAAAGTTATAGAATATCTCGATTTTGCGTGTTTTGTTTACCTTGTCTTTTTCGTAAATATAGATCTTGTCAATGAAATACCACATTCCGACTCGGCTGTCTATACTTATTTTATTAAAACGGATTATGAAGCCTTGATATCTCTTTTTATAAGTCTTGCTATTTTATCCTCAGCAGTCTCATGTGATTATTCGCTAAAATGCGATACTACTGTATATGTGATACCACCTATCTCCATATCATGCGAATGCGAGATATTTGCATTAGATGTTTTATGTTTTGTTGTCTTTCTATTCAAATAATCTCTCCTTTACAAAACGATTTAAGTCCAATTGTTCGTACACTTATCCATTGCAATCATCTCCTTTTTGTGATATACTATTTATGACGATAACTAAGGGAGGTGTACCATGAACAGCTGTGATTTCTATTCTATTATGCAAATAATCACTCAATATATTTCCGACGCCAAAGCCCCAAGCCAGACCGAGCTTGCCTATAAAGTACGGCGAGGATTATATTTCAAAGCTTGAACAGGACAAGCAGAGCGTTCTGGAGCAGAAGGCACAAGAGCAAAAGAAGATAAATATCGCAAATAATGCTGTCAACCATAATCATCTGTATACAGAAGAGATCAATCAGATGAAGGAGGATAACGAGCTTATTTATCTTAACCGCAGCAACGATGAAAAGCTTAAAGGTCTTGACAAGGTATCTGCCGACGTTGCAATGAATGCCTTTAATGAGCTTTCAACAAAGGGCGGATTAGAGAAGCTCAGCCCCGAGGATGTTTTGCAGGCAAAGGATAACATAGCGGAGCTCGTGCTTGATAAAATGGTTCAGCTCGATCACGGAAATGTGCTTCATAAGAATATGAAAAACATTGACCAGGAGCAGTTCAAGGCACAGGCAAAGGATCTTAGCAAGAGCCCCGAATTCAATGCTGTGATCCCAGATACGCTCAGCACAGAATATATCAACAACATTCTTGCCGATCGTGAAGGCCTCGGTGTTATGCAGATCAAGGGAAATATGGAAAAAATCCGCAAGGCATCAAAGCCTGTAAATAATAACGCCCCTGCGAATAAAGCAGAGCATATTATTGAAAATAATTTAAAGGCCATAAAGCCGTAGTAAAGGCAGCAGCCAGCGGTAATGCGGTATTTCCCCCAAAAGTATTCCTGTATCACGGCAATATTTGTGTTAATCTTCTCAAACGCCGTATTTACGGGGGTTCAAGGCATTCCAAATAGGACTTTACCACCGATTTGCCATTAAAAACGACCCGAACTTGCGTACATTTTATCGGACAGTTAAAGCCCATGCGGCAGAACTGCCGATGTCCTATGGCAATAATTATCATCAAGTAAGTGAACAAAGTTTATGCCTCCTGCTGCCAAGTTTGACAGCAGGGGGCGGATTTGTTATCAATAATGGAATTGCTCAATTGTTGCAAAGTACGCAACAGTTCGATTTGAATGGAGTACGAAAGTCACTTGTTATCATTTCACCCGATAATAAAACGTTCCCTTGCCAACGCCCTCTCTTTTGATTTCTCCGGCTTGAACAAGCTTGCGCAGCGAGCCTTCAACGGAGCTGAGGCTCAAAGACGGGCAAAGCTCGATAATATCCCGTTTCGTGAACTTTCCGATCTTAGTCAGGGTCGCTTTTCTGACGATTTCAACAGCAGGCAGCTTTTCCTCGACAATGGAGAACCTGTCCTCAAAATCCTTGTATGCCGCCAAGATCGTTCCAAGCAGATACTTGATAAAAGGAACAACATCTTCGCTGCCCTCATGCCAGCCGTCCTGCGAACGCCGAAGAGCATCGTAATACAGATCCTTGTTTTTAGCGATCTTTGCTTCAAGGGAGATATACTTCCCGACATTGAAACCGCTGCGGTACAAAAGCAGCGTAGTGAGCAGCCTGCTCATTCTGCCGTTGCCGTCATTAAATGGGTGTATGCACAAAAAATCGTGAATAAATATCGGAATGATGATAAGCGGCTCGACCTCAAAATTGCCGATGACACGGGAATATTCCTCGCATATCTTTTCAAGTGCGTCGGGCGTTTCAAAAGGCGCAAGCGGAGTAAAAACAGTCTTCGTATGACCGTCGGGATAGGTCGCACTGATATAATTCTGCACTGTCTTCGTCTGCCCTGCAAGAGGATTGTTCATATGGCTGTAAAGCATCTTGTGGAGCTGTAGGATATATTTTTTTGTTATCGGGATAGTGTCAAAGCTTTCGTGTATGACGTTCAGAACATCACGATAGCCTGCGATTTCCTGCTCATCACGGTTCCGGGGTGCGGTCTTCTCTTCGACCAGCTGCCGTATGCGAGTATTGGTAGTAACAATCCCCTCGATAGCGTTGGACGCTTCTGTGCTTTGTATTTTTGCGATCTCCACAAGGTTTTCCAGCTCATGCGGCTTTTGCTTCAGATAAAGCTCCTGCTTTCCGGCATACTTGTAAATTGCTGCAACCAGACCAAGTATCTCCGAATCCCATTTTTGATCTTTGATCGCTGAATAATTGAAAGTCCTCATGCCCTTATTCACCTGCTCTTTCCCTTAAATTATAGCAGGTTTTAAGGGGAAAGTCAAGAGTATAGGAATAATTGTATTTGTTCTAAATCAATTTATTCCTAAATAAAAAAGGATAATGCCCAGAAGCGCTGCACTCATTACGAGTACAGCGCTATATAATAGCTTATTTGTTTGCAGGCTT from Ruminococcus sp. NK3A76 includes these protein-coding regions:
- a CDS encoding helix-turn-helix domain-containing protein — encoded protein: MNLTEKQQIISQIAQLLEQLIEAETTEPSPQQDQSKTHPLEMLTVKECAALVNGLSEHTVRQLVAQDKIAYVRAGSGVRGKILVSKASLLKYLGVAN
- a CDS encoding plasmid mobilization relaxosome protein MobC; its protein translation is MKIARKNKTLRRKEIVYSAEEWAQIEKQAAECHLKTSTFIRAMSLNGKIKVVDLKELAPLLNGMRIISKNINQVAKKANETCSIYAEDIDKLKGDVAELCRTVNLWLSTVTSSKR
- a CDS encoding relaxase/mobilization nuclease domain-containing protein, producing the protein MPYCKSVAVHRNVKQALTYILNPDKTDERVLTISLNCMTEPDFAYTQMKTVYEQYARRSYDATPSKSGKSPVKAIHYIMSFANSEGVTPELAHKIGMAFVRKMFGDDVQAVIATHVNTDHIHNHILINSYSLTGKRFYDNKASVRRMREVTNGVCRAFGVEPALNFENEGRSISYSEWQHKKKGTSWKEHIRNAIDSLIPSVSSFDDLLAELERLGFTVKRDKNFLIKAPGQQRSVSLWKLGEDYTEESLNARIGMIQVFAKPIKKQVDVYKLSEMLSVISKDHISSIGDLEGRIMQLRKEYEKTKGEECRDKLRVYQDIKDTYKEISRGDYISKLVEKEKLRREQEQKKQPPKKKHHR
- a CDS encoding tyrosine-type recombinase/integrase, with the translated sequence MNIQERKNKEGKITSFRIRVFDHRDAQTGKQVFKTLSVKYDNTKSAQWNRKNAEKQGAVFEKGVEEQTVCDSRITFDNYCEYFLRIKEQQGIKSSTLYSYKYRRNKLAPFIGHIQLKNLLPNTLNRAYADMVDSGITRKYIHELHIFIHNVMQLALREGIIPRNYSEAALPPKKERPNISAIGEEELGRFFACLYADKEHYMYQVFFSMLLATGCRIGELCALTWKDIDLEKNRIHIWRHFVQDHNGWHIDEGCKTTAGERWLYMDNDTMNMLKEYRAYYFQTGKKYGSKWDWFKNAVFFTHCHHPGDFTKPNTVRMWFQTFLKKNGLPNYHPHQFRHTAISLQLQAGISVPDVSKRAGHARPDVTLSIYAHTLKNNDVHCCEAVTKVLPDMPKHKTG
- a CDS encoding TetR/AcrR family transcriptional regulator; its protein translation is MSEYVTSAYGEALFKLMKKKNIEKITVDEPCEAGGIGRATYFRNFKSKDEIITAYIIMKWREYECEHRLKEHQLSDSYRVRRYFDFCYSLRKKNDLIIGQGHHGAILSAYEVIMTDSDIEQTSDTYERYYLAYGLFGIFMKWAKGGYAESVQEMTQIVVERIFAGNME
- a CDS encoding Fic family protein, with the protein product MRTFNYSAIKDQKWDSEILGLVAAIYKYAGKQELYLKQKPHELENLVEIAKIQSTEASNAIEGIVTTNTRIRQLVEEKTAPRNRDEQEIAGYRDVLNVIHESFDTIPITKKYILQLHKMLYSHMNNPLAGQTKTVQNYISATYPDGHTKTVFTPLAPFETPDALEKICEEYSRVIGNFEVEPLIIIPIFIHDFLCIHPFNDGNGRMSRLLTTLLLYRSGFNVGKYISLEAKIAKNKDLYYDALRRSQDGWHEGSEDVVPFIKYLLGTILAAYKDFEDRFSIVEEKLPAVEIVRKATLTKIGKFTKRDIIELCPSLSLSSVEGSLRKLVQAGEIKREGVGKGTFYYRVK